The genomic window TATCCAACTCATGAACCCACGGTGGGCGTTGTCCTTTGAGGACCAAATACCCTTTCAGATACTTTTCGATGGCCTGCTGGATGTGATAGGCAATCACATCAGTGTATCCCTGCTCGTCATAGAGCAACTGAGCAGTTTCAATATCATGATCGCCTCGCTCAAACCATTCCATAACCGCTTGCTTCAACTCTTCATCCATAAAGCACTTCCCCTCTTCCCAACACCTCTTGGATGAAAAAGTCCCCAATGGCAAGCCTCTCCTCGAGTTCTTTAGGAGTGTAGACAAGAGGGGAAACAGACGTTATGCGATTACGGTCTCTCAGGAGTCGTTTGA from Syntrophales bacterium includes these protein-coding regions:
- a CDS encoding HEPN domain-containing protein, with product MDEELKQAVMEWFERGDHDIETAQLLYDEQGYTDVIAYHIQQAIEKYLKGYLVLKGQRPPWVHELDTLLNLASKVEPGLYSPYIDLCEKATRYYLEERYPPGPMLDYTREELRTDIDLVWQLVGVIRGKAGL